A section of the Flavobacteriales bacterium genome encodes:
- a CDS encoding PorV/PorQ family protein, translated as MRTLSSNGLRGIAAALITCATAPGLLAQDAPKYSNEFLAIGVGARALGMGYSFVASANDVTAGYWNPAGLTRVRGDLQIGAMHSEYFAGIAKYDFVGVAKPLDTASTLGVTFVRFGVDDIPNTTALIDNDGNVDYDRISTFTAADHALLISYARRMRIPGLVVGGNVKVIYRRVGEFANAWGFGLDLAAQYEKDKWRFAAVARDITGTYNAWSYSLDPQTIETFQLTGNDLPQNSTEVTLPRLTLGAAREFRIGNKVGLITELNLENTFDGQRNTLISTGTWSADPRFGLEVGYAGVVFVRAGVNNFQYVTDITDTRRLNFQPNIGAGLKIRGIAVDYALTDIGDNSIALYSNVFSLRFDIFKRSGS; from the coding sequence ATGAGGACCTTGAGCAGCAATGGCTTGCGCGGCATCGCGGCGGCCCTGATCACCTGTGCCACCGCCCCGGGCCTGCTGGCCCAGGACGCCCCCAAGTACAGCAACGAGTTCCTGGCCATCGGGGTCGGCGCCCGCGCCCTTGGCATGGGCTACAGCTTCGTGGCCTCCGCCAACGACGTCACCGCCGGCTACTGGAACCCCGCCGGCCTCACGCGGGTGCGCGGCGACCTGCAGATCGGGGCCATGCACAGCGAGTACTTCGCCGGCATCGCCAAGTACGACTTCGTCGGGGTGGCCAAACCGCTCGACACCGCCAGCACCCTCGGGGTCACCTTCGTACGCTTCGGGGTGGACGACATCCCCAACACCACCGCCCTGATCGACAACGACGGCAATGTGGACTACGACCGCATCAGCACCTTCACCGCAGCGGACCACGCCCTGCTGATCAGCTACGCCCGGCGCATGCGCATCCCCGGCCTGGTGGTGGGGGGCAACGTGAAGGTGATCTACCGCCGGGTGGGCGAGTTCGCCAACGCGTGGGGCTTCGGCCTCGACCTGGCCGCCCAGTACGAGAAGGACAAGTGGCGTTTCGCCGCCGTGGCCCGCGACATCACCGGTACGTACAACGCCTGGAGCTATTCGCTGGACCCGCAGACCATCGAGACCTTCCAGCTCACCGGAAACGACCTGCCGCAGAACAGCACCGAGGTCACCCTGCCCCGGTTGACGCTGGGCGCCGCGCGCGAGTTCCGGATCGGCAACAAGGTCGGCCTCATCACCGAGCTCAACCTGGAGAACACCTTCGACGGCCAGCGCAACACGCTGATCAGCACGGGCACCTGGAGCGCCGACCCCCGCTTCGGCCTGGAGGTGGGCTACGCCGGGGTGGTCTTCGTTCGCGCCGGGGTCAACAACTTCCAGTACGTCACGGACATCACCGACACACGCCGGTTGAACTTCCAGCCCAACATCGGCGCCGGGCTCAAGATCCGCGGCATCGCGGTCGATTACGCCCTCACCGACATCGGCGACAACTCCATCGCGCTGTACAGCAACGTCTTCAGCCTTCGGTTCGACATCTTCAAACGAAGCGGCTCATGA
- a CDS encoding carboxypeptidase-like regulatory domain-containing protein: protein MPVKALHHALRRLLRTVPLFLLLLGAVEADAQTTRVSGTVTDARSGEPLPFVNVGFVNSRVATTTDMDGRYALDTYFATDSLRASMLGYAAQTRAVRRDRDQRIDFALAAGTAELQEVTIRPQQRNPAFEILDRVVANKPANNREKLAYYSHETYNKVEFDVNNLTRRFVENKLWKPFRFVFDNMDSTAAKPYLPIFISESLSEVHYRQQPRAKREVIRATKQSGIQNQSISQLMGDMYQNVNIYENFLVLFGKNFISPIADGGRLFYDYYLTDSAWVGTNWCYRLEFHPKRKSELAFDGEMWIADTAYAVKRIQAGFPEAINLNFVQGFWVEQQYEPVKNEVWMLTRDALVVDLSIFRRRTKGFYGRRTATYRDFTINEPGDPSFYEGAELVRVKEDSATREPDFWQERRHEPLNNRESTIYEMVDTIQTIPRFRTFVDLVNMLVTGYYPVGPLEYGPYYTFYSFNEVEGTRLRMGLRTSNDWSRRTELEGYAAYGLLDRSFKGMVGGQTFITKQPRQLTGLYLRHDIEQLGQSQSAFRSDNVLSSTFRRNPANKLTLVDEFRFFYELEPFTGLNHQLTIRHRNLFPRGDLRYLRPSFNDGFAVNEVPSITSLELSLNTRFAWGEKYVSGEFRRVSLGTFKPILEFYGAVGIPGVFGSEYEYYKAIARIDQRVQLGAIGWSRYRLEGGQIWGTLPYPLLILHTGNETFYYYDDAFNTMNFFEFISDRYLHLKLEHHFEGFFFNKVPLLRKLKLREVVTGKAVIGDLDGRHTEEMLLLPGMYSLYDGPFVEASAGIENILNVIRIDGVWRLTYQDHPNIGLFAIRLKFRFDF from the coding sequence ATGCCCGTGAAGGCGCTCCATCACGCCCTGCGCCGGCTCCTCCGGACCGTTCCGCTCTTCCTCCTCCTGCTCGGCGCTGTGGAAGCGGACGCCCAGACCACCCGTGTCTCCGGCACCGTCACCGATGCCCGATCGGGCGAGCCGCTGCCCTTCGTCAACGTGGGCTTCGTCAACAGCCGCGTGGCCACCACCACCGATATGGATGGGCGGTATGCCCTGGACACCTATTTCGCCACCGATTCGCTGCGGGCCAGCATGCTGGGCTATGCGGCGCAGACCCGTGCGGTGCGTCGCGACCGGGACCAGCGCATCGACTTCGCCCTGGCCGCTGGCACGGCCGAGCTCCAGGAGGTGACCATCCGGCCCCAGCAGCGCAACCCCGCCTTCGAGATCCTGGACCGCGTGGTGGCCAACAAGCCGGCCAACAACCGGGAGAAGCTCGCCTACTACAGCCACGAGACCTACAACAAGGTGGAGTTCGACGTCAACAACCTCACCCGCCGGTTCGTGGAGAACAAGCTGTGGAAGCCCTTCCGCTTCGTGTTCGACAACATGGACAGCACGGCCGCCAAGCCCTACCTGCCCATCTTCATCAGCGAGTCCCTCAGCGAGGTGCACTACCGCCAGCAGCCCCGTGCCAAGCGCGAGGTGATCCGCGCCACCAAGCAGAGCGGCATCCAGAACCAGAGCATCTCGCAGCTGATGGGCGACATGTACCAGAACGTCAACATCTACGAGAACTTCCTAGTGCTCTTCGGCAAGAACTTCATCAGCCCCATCGCCGACGGCGGACGGCTCTTCTACGACTACTACCTCACCGACAGCGCCTGGGTGGGCACCAACTGGTGCTACCGGCTCGAGTTCCACCCCAAGCGCAAGAGCGAGCTCGCATTCGACGGGGAGATGTGGATCGCGGACACGGCCTACGCGGTGAAGCGCATCCAGGCGGGCTTTCCGGAGGCCATCAACCTCAACTTCGTGCAGGGCTTCTGGGTGGAGCAGCAGTACGAGCCCGTGAAGAACGAGGTGTGGATGCTCACCCGCGACGCGCTCGTTGTGGACCTGAGCATCTTCCGCCGCCGCACCAAGGGCTTCTACGGACGGCGCACGGCCACCTATCGCGACTTCACCATCAACGAGCCGGGCGATCCATCCTTCTACGAGGGGGCCGAGCTGGTGCGGGTGAAGGAGGACAGCGCCACCCGCGAGCCCGACTTCTGGCAGGAGCGGCGCCATGAACCGCTGAACAACAGGGAGAGCACCATCTACGAGATGGTGGACACCATCCAGACCATCCCCCGGTTCCGCACGTTCGTGGACCTGGTGAACATGCTGGTCACCGGCTATTACCCGGTGGGCCCCTTGGAGTACGGCCCCTACTATACCTTCTACAGCTTCAATGAGGTGGAGGGGACGCGGCTGCGTATGGGGCTCCGCACCAGCAATGACTGGAGCAGACGAACGGAGCTTGAGGGCTATGCCGCCTACGGGCTGCTGGACCGTTCGTTCAAGGGCATGGTGGGCGGCCAGACCTTCATCACCAAACAGCCGCGCCAGCTCACCGGCCTCTACCTGCGGCATGACATCGAGCAGCTCGGCCAGAGCCAGAGCGCCTTCCGGTCGGACAATGTGCTCAGCAGCACCTTCCGCCGCAACCCCGCCAACAAGCTCACTCTGGTGGACGAGTTCCGTTTCTTCTACGAACTGGAACCGTTCACCGGACTGAACCATCAGCTCACCATCCGGCACCGCAACCTCTTTCCCCGGGGTGACCTGCGCTACCTGCGGCCCAGTTTCAACGATGGCTTCGCGGTGAACGAGGTACCGAGCATCACGAGCCTGGAGCTATCGCTCAACACGCGGTTCGCTTGGGGAGAGAAATACGTCAGCGGAGAGTTCCGTCGGGTGAGCCTGGGGACTTTCAAGCCCATCCTGGAGTTCTATGGTGCCGTGGGCATTCCAGGTGTTTTCGGGAGCGAGTATGAGTACTACAAGGCCATCGCCCGGATCGACCAACGCGTACAGCTGGGCGCCATCGGCTGGTCGCGCTACCGTCTGGAGGGCGGTCAGATCTGGGGTACGCTGCCCTACCCGCTGCTCATCCTGCACACCGGCAACGAGACGTTCTATTACTATGACGATGCGTTCAACACGATGAACTTCTTCGAGTTCATCAGCGACCGATACCTCCACCTGAAATTGGAGCACCACTTCGAGGGCTTCTTCTTCAACAAGGTGCCCCTGTTGCGCAAGCTGAAATTGAGGGAAGTGGTGACCGGCAAGGCGGTGATCGGCGACCTGGACGGAAGGCACACGGAGGAGATGCTGCTTCTGCCGGGGATGTACAGCTTGTACGACGGGCCTTTCGTGGAGGCCAGTGCCGGCATCGAGAACATCCTGAACGTGATCCGCATCGACGGCGTGTGGCGCCTCACCTACCAGGACCACCCCAACATCGGGCTCTTCGCCATACGTTTGAAGTTCCGCTTCGACTTCTGA
- a CDS encoding CDP-alcohol phosphatidyltransferase family protein, producing the protein MLSILLASQGQLTAACWLVFAAAVFDVFDGLAARALGGGTPLGAQLDSLADMVSFGVAPGIIAYVIVVDLHLNQFQADLLVTYIQTSRGHLGTLLGLEGDILTKLIRISIPVVIGVASCWRLAKFNLDKRQTSGFLGLPTPANALFWASIGLGLNGQANGLWDDRNDLILRLLVSVLAYPVGALILSMLLGILMLSELPLPSLKFKHFRWSGNQVIYLLGGVGAVLVVLYGILAVPLILLLYLLSPLWGKLFPRAQDS; encoded by the coding sequence GTGCTGTCCATCCTCCTGGCCTCCCAAGGACAGCTAACAGCGGCCTGTTGGCTGGTGTTCGCTGCGGCCGTGTTCGATGTGTTCGACGGGCTGGCGGCCCGGGCCTTGGGCGGAGGCACCCCGCTGGGCGCCCAGCTGGACAGCCTGGCGGACATGGTGAGCTTCGGGGTGGCGCCGGGCATCATCGCATATGTGATCGTTGTTGACCTGCACCTGAACCAATTCCAAGCGGACCTCCTGGTCACCTACATTCAAACATCCCGCGGCCACTTGGGTACCCTTCTCGGACTTGAGGGAGACATCCTTACGAAGCTCATACGCATCTCCATCCCAGTGGTGATCGGTGTCGCATCTTGTTGGCGATTGGCAAAATTCAATCTGGATAAGCGCCAGACGTCAGGCTTCCTAGGTCTCCCAACCCCGGCCAACGCTCTTTTCTGGGCGTCCATTGGACTCGGCCTGAATGGACAGGCTAATGGCCTTTGGGATGATCGGAACGACCTCATACTGCGGTTGCTGGTATCCGTATTGGCATACCCGGTCGGAGCGCTCATCCTGAGCATGCTGCTCGGCATCCTCATGCTCTCCGAACTCCCCCTCCCCTCCTTGAAGTTCAAGCACTTCCGCTGGTCGGGCAACCAGGTCATCTACCTGCTGGGCGGCGTTGGCGCGGTGCTGGTGGTGCTCTACGGCATCCTGGCCGTTCCGCTGATCCTACTTTTGTACCTGCTTTCGCCGCTCTGGGGGAAGCTGTTCCCGAGAGCGCAAGACAGCTAG
- the tatC gene encoding twin-arginine translocase subunit TatC — MTFLEHLEELRWTLMRSAAVILAAMLVAFFWKELVFDTIILAPRDPGFITYRALCALSQRLGLGESLCIRDLGFELQNISMSGQFLTHLKVSFVAGLVAASPYVLWELWRFIAPGLNDRERRAARTAMVFAGLLFLLGVVFGYYVIAPMSIQFLGSYKVSEAVRNTIALDSFIGTMTSVPLWTGVMFQLPLAVLVLARLGLMSAGVMRTYRRHAFVGILVVAAVITPPDVTSQALVSLPLLLLYEVSILLAARVERQALAAEKARTPIAQAR; from the coding sequence ATGACCTTCCTGGAGCACCTGGAGGAGCTCCGGTGGACGCTGATGCGCAGCGCCGCGGTGATCCTGGCGGCCATGCTCGTGGCCTTCTTCTGGAAGGAACTGGTGTTCGATACGATCATCCTCGCCCCGCGCGACCCCGGGTTCATCACCTACCGCGCCCTCTGCGCGCTCAGTCAACGGCTCGGGCTCGGTGAGTCCCTCTGCATCCGGGACCTGGGCTTCGAGCTGCAGAACATCAGCATGAGCGGTCAGTTCCTCACCCACCTGAAGGTGAGCTTCGTGGCCGGGCTGGTGGCCGCCTCGCCCTATGTGCTGTGGGAGCTCTGGCGCTTCATCGCGCCCGGTCTCAACGACCGCGAGCGCCGCGCGGCCCGCACCGCCATGGTCTTCGCCGGACTGCTCTTTCTGCTCGGGGTGGTCTTCGGGTACTACGTCATCGCCCCCATGAGCATCCAGTTCCTCGGGAGCTACAAGGTGAGCGAGGCCGTGCGCAACACCATCGCGCTGGACAGCTTCATCGGCACCATGACCTCCGTGCCGCTGTGGACCGGGGTCATGTTCCAGCTGCCCCTGGCCGTTCTGGTGCTGGCCCGCCTGGGCCTCATGAGCGCCGGGGTGATGCGGACCTACCGCCGGCACGCCTTCGTGGGCATCCTGGTCGTGGCCGCGGTGATCACTCCGCCTGACGTCACCAGCCAGGCGCTCGTGAGCCTGCCGTTGTTGCTGCTCTACGAGGTGAGCATCCTGCTGGCCGCCCGGGTCGAACGCCAGGCGCTGGCCGCCGAAAAGGCCCGAACCCCCATCGCCCAAGCGCGTTGA
- the purS gene encoding phosphoribosylformylglycinamidine synthase subunit PurS: protein MKTYRASIDVMPHDNLLDPQGKAVSGAMPNLGLPEITGVRIGKHITLHVEAKDKKAAEAKVDEACKKLLANQIMEKYSFSIEELA, encoded by the coding sequence ATGAAGACCTACCGCGCCTCCATCGATGTGATGCCGCACGACAACCTGCTGGACCCCCAGGGCAAGGCCGTGAGCGGTGCGATGCCCAACCTGGGCCTGCCGGAGATCACCGGTGTGCGCATCGGCAAGCACATCACCCTCCACGTGGAGGCCAAGGACAAGAAGGCCGCCGAGGCCAAGGTGGACGAGGCCTGCAAGAAGCTGCTGGCCAACCAGATCATGGAGAAGTACAGCTTCTCGATCGAAGAACTGGCCTAA
- the lnt gene encoding apolipoprotein N-acyltransferase gives MRDLIHLSLSLLGGVLLTLAWPASGGVSPLLFVGLVPFMLVVELRCPPRERCARRGTGWMLFAGLALWNLVTTSWLGQVQESWGTRVLLGVGVMLANAGLQLIAFAIGRRVRRRHGRWAGWAAFAAWWMAWEVMHMRWDLQWPWLTLGNGFAARPQWVQWYELTGHLGGSLWVLVTNLLVLRWILLGGTRKAAWAPLLLITLPVLVSWARFVTYDERGGKAEVVVVQPNIDPYSEKFGGIDPLVQLDDMLALAGPWMTDSTRLLVLPETALQEPSRVFITDGGELELAGLWENDLEASGSVQRIRAWQKSHPRCAVLAGMSSSRLLGKDERTVTARPIGGTDRQYDAANAALFVAPDAPAAAYRKSKLVAGVELLPFEALLGGLEALSIDMGGTTGSLAQQEERTVFSPSDASFGVAPVICYESVFGDYVADYVRNGADLVAIITNDGWWGDSYGYRQHLAYASLRAIECRRAIARSANTGISCFVDQRGVIHQPTAWWQEAVIRESVHLNTDRTPFVALGEVLRWVALFAGAAALLAAFLPGGLARRRGRE, from the coding sequence GTGCGCGACCTCATTCATCTGAGCCTGTCCCTCCTGGGCGGTGTGCTGCTCACCCTCGCGTGGCCCGCATCCGGTGGAGTCTCTCCGCTACTGTTCGTGGGCCTGGTGCCCTTCATGCTCGTGGTGGAGCTGCGCTGCCCTCCTCGCGAGCGCTGTGCCCGGCGTGGCACCGGTTGGATGCTCTTCGCGGGGCTGGCGCTCTGGAATCTGGTGACCACTTCTTGGCTGGGCCAGGTGCAGGAGAGCTGGGGCACCCGGGTGCTGCTCGGGGTGGGCGTGATGCTGGCGAACGCCGGCCTGCAGCTCATCGCCTTCGCCATCGGTCGACGGGTGCGCCGCCGGCACGGCCGTTGGGCGGGATGGGCCGCCTTCGCCGCATGGTGGATGGCCTGGGAGGTGATGCACATGCGGTGGGACCTCCAGTGGCCATGGCTCACCTTGGGCAACGGCTTCGCCGCCCGTCCGCAGTGGGTGCAGTGGTACGAGCTCACCGGTCACCTCGGCGGCTCACTTTGGGTGCTCGTCACCAACCTCCTCGTGCTCCGCTGGATCCTCCTGGGTGGCACCCGGAAGGCGGCCTGGGCCCCCCTGCTGCTGATCACCCTGCCGGTCCTGGTCTCGTGGGCGCGGTTCGTCACCTACGACGAACGTGGTGGAAAGGCGGAGGTGGTGGTGGTGCAGCCCAATATCGATCCCTACTCGGAGAAGTTCGGTGGCATCGACCCGCTTGTGCAGCTGGATGACATGCTTGCCCTGGCCGGACCCTGGATGACCGACAGCACGCGTCTTCTTGTGCTGCCCGAGACCGCGCTCCAGGAGCCATCGCGGGTGTTCATCACCGACGGCGGTGAGCTGGAGCTCGCCGGGCTGTGGGAGAATGACCTGGAGGCCTCGGGGAGCGTGCAGCGCATCCGCGCCTGGCAGAAGAGCCATCCGCGCTGCGCCGTGCTGGCCGGCATGTCCAGCTCCCGGTTGCTTGGCAAGGACGAGCGCACAGTGACGGCACGCCCCATCGGCGGTACCGATCGGCAGTACGACGCGGCCAATGCAGCCCTCTTCGTCGCACCGGATGCACCCGCTGCCGCCTATCGCAAGAGCAAGCTCGTCGCCGGGGTGGAGCTTCTTCCGTTCGAGGCCCTTCTCGGCGGCTTGGAGGCCCTTTCCATCGACATGGGCGGCACCACCGGCAGCCTTGCCCAGCAGGAGGAGCGTACCGTGTTCTCGCCTTCCGACGCGAGCTTCGGTGTGGCTCCCGTCATCTGCTACGAGTCCGTCTTTGGCGACTACGTAGCCGATTACGTGCGCAACGGGGCCGACCTCGTCGCCATCATCACCAACGATGGCTGGTGGGGCGACAGCTACGGCTACCGGCAGCACCTGGCCTACGCGAGCCTCCGGGCGATCGAGTGCCGACGCGCGATCGCCCGGTCCGCGAACACGGGCATCAGTTGCTTCGTCGATCAACGCGGGGTCATCCATCAACCCACCGCATGGTGGCAGGAGGCCGTGATCCGGGAGAGCGTCCATCTGAACACGGATCGGACCCCGTTCGTGGCGCTCGGCGAGGTGTTGAGGTGGGTGGCCCTGTTCGCCGGTGCGGCCGCGCTTTTGGCCGCCTTCCTGCCCGGGGGCCTTGCGCGGCGGCGGGGGCGGGAATGA
- a CDS encoding T9SS type A sorting domain-containing protein encodes MKKLLTSSCVLVAGAVLGQARLVINNNAYVVFDPNTPAAQATYLVVDNPNTNAITVAGTGANIVSERERNFIRWSIGTGTGAYTIPFTNPGNVKMPLTYTVLAAGSAGGSVLFSTYNYDGTDVAVPVANRWNNALYQPSDVTHMNNWDTGNNLTPGATNESGHVVDRFWIIDTQAPGFAFGNKPDASIVFRYDAAEITAGNTIGAGNQLIAQRFNPGTNKWGDYLPTCIWNTAPYSVAVPAAGVIADADFFRSWTLSDIGNPLPVELVDFKGDCEDGQVVLNWTTASEKDNDYFVVEKSLDNIEWTMIGQVDGVGNSVSTTNYSFADPNPTTMAYYRLIQTDLDRTTTTSKVIAAGCGMGSGIEIVNAFDGGDVMVVTVSSSSDDVYDLTLLDAQGKVMTTQPRTAIANGITQLVVPTESIATGIYVVRLENSGNRMSRRVHLQ; translated from the coding sequence ATGAAAAAGTTACTCACGTCGTCCTGTGTTCTGGTCGCCGGCGCCGTCCTCGGGCAGGCTCGGCTGGTGATCAACAACAACGCCTACGTGGTCTTCGACCCGAACACGCCGGCGGCGCAAGCCACTTATCTGGTGGTGGACAATCCGAACACGAACGCCATCACCGTGGCCGGCACGGGGGCGAACATCGTTTCGGAACGTGAGCGCAACTTCATCCGCTGGTCGATCGGCACGGGTACCGGGGCGTACACCATTCCCTTCACCAATCCGGGGAACGTGAAGATGCCATTGACCTACACGGTGCTTGCGGCCGGCAGCGCGGGCGGCTCCGTGCTCTTCTCCACCTACAACTACGACGGGACGGATGTGGCCGTTCCGGTGGCCAACCGGTGGAACAATGCCCTCTATCAGCCATCGGACGTCACGCACATGAACAACTGGGATACAGGCAACAACCTTACCCCGGGTGCGACGAATGAGTCCGGCCACGTGGTGGACCGCTTCTGGATCATCGATACACAGGCTCCGGGTTTCGCCTTCGGGAACAAGCCGGATGCATCCATCGTGTTCCGCTATGATGCGGCCGAGATCACGGCGGGCAACACCATCGGGGCCGGCAACCAGCTGATCGCGCAGCGGTTCAATCCGGGCACGAACAAATGGGGCGACTATCTGCCCACCTGCATTTGGAACACGGCACCGTACTCGGTGGCCGTGCCGGCGGCCGGTGTGATCGCCGATGCCGACTTCTTCCGCTCCTGGACGCTTTCGGACATCGGCAACCCCCTGCCGGTGGAACTGGTGGATTTCAAAGGCGATTGTGAAGATGGCCAGGTGGTGCTGAATTGGACGACCGCCTCGGAGAAGGACAACGACTACTTCGTGGTGGAGAAGAGCCTGGACAACATCGAATGGACGATGATCGGGCAGGTGGACGGCGTGGGGAACAGCGTAAGCACCACGAACTATTCGTTCGCCGACCCGAACCCGACCACCATGGCCTACTACCGGCTCATCCAGACCGACCTTGACCGCACGACGACCACCAGCAAGGTGATCGCCGCCGGCTGTGGCATGGGCTCCGGGATCGAGATCGTGAACGCCTTCGACGGTGGGGATGTGATGGTGGTGACCGTGAGCAGCTCGTCCGACGACGTGTACGACCTGACGCTCCTCGATGCACAGGGCAAGGTGATGACCACGCAGCCCCGCACCGCGATCGCGAACGGCATCACGCAATTGGTGGTGCCCACGGAGTCCATCGCCACGGGCATCTATGTGGTGCGGCTGGAGAACAGCGGCAACCGGATGAGCCGGCGGGTGCACTTGCAATAA
- a CDS encoding anthranilate synthase component I family protein: MQVVRTLEHILPFDARALRTERRWLYRRATDRDVAVLGVGCRRFVESDDPGEAIESWTDLVKAGHPSMGFLTYDLREPLFGQRSRHPRSGPWPLMRWFVPEVMVLWEDGRTRFLGTDPAVIDRLIARLTAPPPAVPSGPWGPWVLSTDKTTYLGHTARLLEHIQRGDIYEVNYCVERTGHLPGRDPHAAFMRGSQRTQAAFAAFHAWDDRYAICLSPERFLWTTAGRVHCEPMKGTRRRAQDPAVDRAIANELANDPKERAENIMATDVVRNDLSRVAAPGSVRVPELCGIRTAGPVHQMVSRVEARLDRDRGPADAVRSAFPMASMTGAPKHRAMDLIDRHEDQRRGLFSGTIGWCDGAGDLDLNVVIRTVEYDGLTGEARLVTGSALTAACDPEHEWEECALKACSVIDALDDAGA, translated from the coding sequence ATGCAGGTGGTCAGAACGCTTGAGCACATCCTCCCGTTCGATGCGCGGGCTTTGCGCACCGAGCGCCGGTGGCTCTATCGACGGGCCACCGATCGTGATGTGGCCGTCCTTGGTGTGGGCTGTCGACGGTTCGTCGAGAGCGACGACCCCGGTGAGGCGATCGAGAGCTGGACGGACCTGGTGAAGGCCGGGCATCCCTCCATGGGGTTCCTCACCTATGACCTTCGGGAGCCCCTGTTCGGTCAACGGAGCAGGCATCCGCGTTCGGGTCCCTGGCCCTTGATGCGGTGGTTCGTTCCAGAGGTCATGGTCCTCTGGGAGGATGGGCGCACCCGGTTCCTGGGCACCGATCCGGCCGTCATCGATCGACTGATCGCACGTCTCACCGCTCCACCGCCTGCGGTACCGTCCGGCCCGTGGGGACCCTGGGTGCTGTCCACCGACAAGACCACCTACCTCGGGCATACCGCGCGATTGCTCGAACACATCCAGCGGGGTGACATCTACGAGGTGAACTACTGCGTGGAACGCACCGGCCACCTGCCCGGCCGGGACCCGCACGCCGCGTTCATGCGCGGTTCGCAGCGGACCCAAGCCGCCTTCGCGGCCTTTCACGCCTGGGACGACCGGTATGCGATCTGCCTTTCCCCGGAGCGCTTCCTGTGGACCACCGCCGGGCGCGTGCATTGCGAACCCATGAAAGGCACGCGCCGCCGTGCGCAGGACCCTGCCGTGGACCGTGCCATCGCGAACGAGCTGGCGAACGACCCCAAGGAACGCGCCGAGAACATCATGGCCACCGATGTGGTCCGCAACGACCTCAGTCGTGTGGCCGCCCCGGGTTCCGTCCGTGTGCCTGAGCTGTGCGGCATCCGCACCGCCGGTCCGGTGCACCAGATGGTGTCCAGGGTCGAAGCGCGCCTCGACCGCGATCGTGGCCCTGCCGATGCCGTCCGCTCCGCGTTCCCCATGGCCTCCATGACCGGCGCTCCGAAACACCGGGCCATGGACCTCATCGACCGTCACGAGGACCAGCGCCGGGGGCTGTTCAGTGGCACGATCGGATGGTGCGATGGGGCAGGGGACCTGGACTTGAACGTGGTGATCCGGACCGTGGAGTACGATGGGCTCACCGGTGAGGCCCGACTGGTGACGGGCAGTGCCCTGACCGCGGCCTGCGATCCGGAGCATGAATGGGAGGAATGCGCCCTGAAGGCGTGCTCCGTCATCGACGCCCTTGATGATGCTGGTGCCTGA
- the lptB gene encoding LPS export ABC transporter ATP-binding protein — MMLRADDLVKRYKRRTVVGGVSVQVAQGEIVGLLGPNGAGKTTTFYMITGLIKPNSGRIRLEDHDITDLPMYKRAQLGIGYLPQEASVFRKLSVEDNILAILEMTGKPRPEQERRLEELLDEFSLKHVRTNRGDVLSGGERRRTEIARALATEPKFILLDEPFAGVDPIAVEDIQGIVSKLKRKNIGVLITDHNVQETLSITDRAYLLFEGKILKQGTAEELAADETVRKVYLGKNFELRRKV; from the coding sequence CTGATGCTGCGCGCCGACGACCTTGTGAAACGCTACAAGCGGCGCACCGTGGTGGGCGGCGTCAGTGTGCAGGTGGCCCAGGGCGAGATCGTGGGCCTGCTGGGGCCCAACGGTGCGGGCAAGACCACCACCTTCTACATGATCACGGGCCTCATCAAGCCCAACAGCGGCCGCATCCGGCTGGAGGACCACGACATCACCGACCTGCCGATGTACAAGCGGGCGCAGCTGGGCATCGGCTACCTGCCGCAGGAGGCCAGCGTGTTCCGCAAGCTCAGCGTGGAGGACAACATCCTGGCCATCCTGGAGATGACCGGAAAGCCGCGCCCCGAGCAGGAGCGGCGGCTCGAGGAGCTGCTCGACGAGTTCAGCCTCAAGCACGTGCGCACCAACCGGGGCGACGTGCTGAGCGGGGGGGAGCGCCGCCGCACCGAGATCGCCCGCGCCCTGGCCACCGAGCCCAAGTTCATCCTGCTGGACGAGCCCTTCGCCGGGGTGGACCCCATCGCCGTGGAGGACATCCAGGGCATCGTGAGCAAGCTGAAGCGCAAGAACATCGGCGTGCTCATCACCGACCACAATGTGCAGGAGACCCTCAGCATCACCGATCGGGCCTATCTGCTGTTCGAAGGAAAGATCCTGAAGCAGGGCACCGCGGAAGAGCTGGCGGCCGATGAGACGGTGCGCAAGGTGTACCTGGGCAAGAACTTCGAACTGCGTCGGAAGGTGTAA